The Paenibacillus sp. FSL R7-0345 DNA segment TCACAAAAATCTAAACTTTGCATTTTATTATGGTCTATAATAGCAATCAAATTATTTAACTTATAATGATGTGCAAACATAGCTGCTTCCCATATTGATCCCTCATTACATTCACCATCACCACAAATCACATAAACCTTGTGTTTTTTTGAATCTTTCTTTGCAGCAAGTGCCATTCCACTAGCTACTGATAATCCATGCCCCAGTGATCCTGTTGAAAACTCTACACCTGGAATACCTTTATGAGATACATGACCAGAGAGTCTACTACCATCAGCATAATGGGTTTTTAGCTCTTCAACATTAAAAAAGCCCTTTTCAGCAAGGGCTGCGTAAATAGATGCACCTGCGTGTCCTTTACTTAGAATAATTCTGTCTCTGTCCAACATTAGTGGATTATCAGAATCAACATGAGCTATATCGTTATACAGGACCGCCACTATATCTGCTACTGATAGGATAGCACCGATGTGAGAACCTTTAGATATACTAGTCATTTCAATACCATGGCGTTTAATTTTCCATGCAAGTTGTTCGCTCGTCATGCTGAATATCCCCCTATTGAACTTTTCTCACTTTTTTGTATATTATCACAAACATCTTTACCAATTAGTTTCTGTTCATCAGTTGAAACTCTTAAGTGTTCCACTTGAAATTTGTTAACCAAGAAACTCAATTCTTTAGGAAGCCTTCTAGTACGAGTAAATACTTTATAAACAGTGTAGATAATTATTTTAAAATCTCCAAAAAACGAGTTATTATCTCTATAATATAATTGCAATTCAAGTTTTAATGGTCGTATCAATTTTAGATACGCTTCATCTGGATCTTCAGCTTTGGTAAAACTCTCAAACTGTTCGAAATTAGTCAGTGATGCCCAATCTGTAATTCCTGGCTTTAAGTCGAGTATTTTTTTTTCATTCTCGGTATACATATCAACATAATACTGTAATTCTGGTCTTGGTCCTACGAAACTCATATCGCCCAACAATACATTTATCAGTTGAGGTAATTCATCAATTTTCGTTTTTCTTAAAAAATGACCTATAGATGTAATTCTAGTGTCATTCTCACCTACATTCCACTTACCATTTCCTTCAGCATCTTTAATCATAGAGCGAAATTTATAGATTTTAAATGTTTTCCCAAACTGCCCTACTCGTGTTCCTCTAAAAAATACACCACCCGGTGATGTAAAAAATACAATAGCAGCAAATAATAAAAAAAACGGAGAAACAATTATCAGTCCTAATAAACTGAATGTGATATCAAATAAGCGTTTCAAAATTTCTCCTCCTACATGTTAGCTCCGTCTACAGGAATAAGTGCTGTTTGCATAAATGACGCTTGTTCACTCGCCATAAACAATACAACATCAGCAACTTCTTTAACAGTACCGAATCGTCCAGCTGCCTGATGGTGCTTTAGAAAATCCTCACATCTAGCTGGATCAGTTTGCGTATAATTATCCCAATAACTCCCCGGAAATGCCACTGCACCAGGCATAACAGCAGTCATAACAATCCCTTTGGAAGCTAGTTCACGTCCAACAGTTGTTACATATGCATTTAAAAACTCTTTAGAGGATGCATATAACGGATTTCCTCTAAGCATCTTGGCAGAAATTGAAGAAATATGTACAACTCTTCCCCACTCTTTTTCTAACATAGGGGGTATTAATATATTATTCATATCAATAGCAATTCCCGCATTAAATTTCCATGCATAATGCCATTCTTCCAATGTTCCAAGAGCGTTCCTACTTACTAGAGATCCACCAACATTATGAATCACAATATCAAATGTCCCACGTTCTTCCAGAATTTTCTTAGCAAGCATATTGGCATCATCATTCATTAGATCAGAGACATAATATTTATTATTTTGATTATTAATCACAGATATTTCCTCATGTAAGTTAACTAAAAGCTCCTTACTACGTGCAATCGTAGTAACTATAGCCCCCTCTTCAGCGAAAGCTACTGCAATTCCACGTCCAATACCTTTACTCGCCCCTACAATAAGTACATTTTTATCTTTTATTCCTAAATCCATCACGAACCTCCAAAATAAAAATTCAAGAACCCATTTCTTCAGCTACTTTCCTTGCACTTTCTAAATCAGCTTCAAATGCCGCTCTATATTGATTAATAATATCTGTACTGAAACCATTAGCAGTCAATTGATTCTCAGCATCAGCAACAATATTATTGAAACTAGCAGTAAATGAAGCTAACTGCTGTTTACCTTGAGTTAAAATACTTGCCTTACTTGTATCATCTGTAGCAGTAAAATATTGAAATGCAAGACTGGTCAAAGTAGACTGACTCTGAGCTTTTAATGCAGAGAGCTTAGCTTCAGTCGCGCTGGTAATTTGCTCATATGTTACTGTCCCAGTTCCAGCAGATCCGCCACCAGCTGATGGTGCACTCGTTGGTGCTGGAGTCGTTGTTGCTGAAGGACTCGTACCTCCTGTTGTGCCACTTCCAGTTGAACCGTTATTCTGCTCCTGATAACCGGCAGAGGTTGCTGTAATGGTCTTCGTCTTCTGATCCCAGGAAATCTTATTACCTACAGATTCAGAAAGAAACCGAAGTGGAACATATAAGGAACCATTCAATATAAAGCTAGACTGGCCTGCTGGAACTGCCTTCGCTGACCCATTGAAAACATAGCTTGCCTTCACTTTACTAAGAACAATATTCTTTGCAGCTGCTGCTGAAGAATTTGTACTTCCAGCATTCATAAGGTATTCCTTAATAACAACCAGCTCGGAGCTGCTTGGCTCAGCCACAGTAACTTTCAAGTTTTTGGCATCCCAGCTTACACTCTTCTGCAAGGCATAGGAGACGAATCTAATTGGAACATATGTTGAATTGTTGTATATGAAGACATGCTGACCTGTTGGGGGCTGTATGCTTACTCCGTCAAAGACCATTTTGACATCCATACTCTGCACCTTGATAGAATCTGTAACTGCTACTGCAGCCGCAGATGCCGACAACGGCGCTGAAGCCGTTAAAGGCGCTGAACCTATAAGTACAAACAGCAATAATGCAGCTGCCGGGAATTTCATTCTGGCCAACTTATTCACTCCCCTTTTCTTGTGCTTTAAGCTGCTCTTCTTCAGCTAAAATTTCTTTTTGAGTTTTACCTTGACTCACACCATATTTCTTGGCAATCTGTGACAATTCATTATACTGATCCTCAGACACTTTTCCTAGAATGATACTACGTGCTTCCCGTTTCTCTTCATTAGTTAACCCGCCCTTAGCCAACTCTTGAAGCCTCTTAATATCCGAAACACTCAATTGCTGTGCCACTATAGAAGCGACATTGGCTTTATCCTTCATTGAGACACTATCTTGAACTTCCTTGGCCTTGTCAGTTGATATATGGGCAATGCCATCTACAACTTCAGGTGTCGGTGCAGGAGTAGAGACAGGCTTATCGGCACTAGCCGATGATTCTGATCCCTTGGCACTGTTACTATTTGAAGAAGACTGATCTGTAGCAGAAGTACCAGAAGGTGTTTCAGTTGATACTGGCTCTCCTGATTGTGAAGATCCAGCATCGTCATTATTTCCAGCAGCCACAACAGGCTCAACAACCTCACCCTGCACTGCATTATCAGCAGCATCCTCCACCTCAAACCCGCCTGCCATCGAATTCATTAACTTATCCACAGCATAGTTAGCTGCAAACAGTCCACCAACGCCAAGCACGACAATTACAGACAAGGTCCAGATTAATACTTTCTTCCATCTTTTCACTTCATGTACCTCCACATACAATAGTTAGCTAATCGCCGCCTGGGCTACCGGCTGCATTGGCACAATCTGATTAATTACTTCACGGATGGCCTCCGGCTCTTCCGACAAGACACGTTCCAGTCGCTTAAATTCCAGCTCCAGCTGATTCTGACTAACCACATTTGGTTTACCTATAAATATGCGGTCATGCTGTGTAGAACCCAGATTCTCTTCTGCAGTAAGCAGCTCCTCATACAGCTTCTCGCCTTCACGGATTCCAGAGAATACGATATCGATATCCTTGTAAGGCTCATAGCCAGACAAGGTAATTAAATCTTCTGCAAGAGTTAGAATCTTGACCGGTTCTCCCATATCAAGCACGAATACTTCGCCGCCTTTGGCGAAAGCCCCTGACTGGATAACCAGCTGTACCGCTTCCGGGATGGTCATGAAGTAACGGATCATTTCCGGATGTGTAACCGTCACCGGGCCCCCGGCAGCAATCTGCTGCTTGAAGGCAGGAATAACGCTGCCACGGCTGCCCAGTACATTACCGAAACGGACTGCCGAAAACTTGGTGCTGCTTGTAGGATTTAGACTTTGTACATACATTTCT contains these protein-coding regions:
- a CDS encoding sugar transferase; protein product: MKRLFDITFSLLGLIIVSPFFLLFAAIVFFTSPGGVFFRGTRVGQFGKTFKIYKFRSMIKDAEGNGKWNVGENDTRITSIGHFLRKTKIDELPQLINVLLGDMSFVGPRPELQYYVDMYTENEKKILDLKPGITDWASLTNFEQFESFTKAEDPDEAYLKLIRPLKLELQLYYRDNNSFFGDFKIIIYTVYKVFTRTRRLPKELSFLVNKFQVEHLRVSTDEQKLIGKDVCDNIQKSEKSSIGGYSA
- a CDS encoding transketolase, giving the protein MTSEQLAWKIKRHGIEMTSISKGSHIGAILSVADIVAVLYNDIAHVDSDNPLMLDRDRIILSKGHAGASIYAALAEKGFFNVEELKTHYADGSRLSGHVSHKGIPGVEFSTGSLGHGLSVASGMALAAKKDSKKHKVYVICGDGECNEGSIWEAAMFAHHYKLNNLIAIIDHNKMQSLDFCENTIALEPFPEKWRAFGWDVIEIDGHNHKELKNAFKIANNSVENPTVIIANTIKGKGISFMENNILWHYRSPQGEEYDAAVAELENNKI
- a CDS encoding copper amine oxidase N-terminal domain-containing protein, with product MKFPAAALLLFVLIGSAPLTASAPLSASAAAVAVTDSIKVQSMDVKMVFDGVSIQPPTGQHVFIYNNSTYVPIRFVSYALQKSVSWDAKNLKVTVAEPSSSELVVIKEYLMNAGSTNSSAAAAKNIVLSKVKASYVFNGSAKAVPAGQSSFILNGSLYVPLRFLSESVGNKISWDQKTKTITATSAGYQEQNNGSTGSGTTGGTSPSATTTPAPTSAPSAGGGSAGTGTVTYEQITSATEAKLSALKAQSQSTLTSLAFQYFTATDDTSKASILTQGKQQLASFTASFNNIVADAENQLTANGFSTDIINQYRAAFEADLESARKVAEEMGS
- a CDS encoding SDR family oxidoreductase, whose protein sequence is MDLGIKDKNVLIVGASKGIGRGIAVAFAEEGAIVTTIARSKELLVNLHEEISVINNQNNKYYVSDLMNDDANMLAKKILEERGTFDIVIHNVGGSLVSRNALGTLEEWHYAWKFNAGIAIDMNNILIPPMLEKEWGRVVHISSISAKMLRGNPLYASSKEFLNAYVTTVGRELASKGIVMTAVMPGAVAFPGSYWDNYTQTDPARCEDFLKHHQAAGRFGTVKEVADVVLFMASEQASFMQTALIPVDGANM